The Desulfallas thermosapovorans DSM 6562 region GGAACTGGTGGAGGGTGTATTTTTAAAATACTTTAATAACCCGCAGCTCCGGCAGCTATCAGATAGTGCGGTATTGAGCTTGCCCGGGGGACGTCTGGCCATGACCACCGATGCCTTTGTGGTGGAACCCATTTTTTTTCCCGGTGGGGATATCGGCAAGCTGGCGGTGTGCGGTACGGTAAATGATCTGGCGGTAAGCGGGGCGTTGCCCCTGTATATGACCGCCTCCTTTACCATTGAAGAGGGCTTCCGGCTGGCTGATCTGGAAAGGGTGGTAGCATCCATGGCGGCGGCCTGTACCGAAGCCGGGGTTGAGGTGGTGGCCGGGGATACCAAAGTGGTGCCCCGGGGACATGTGGACAAACTTTTTATCACCACGGCGGGAGTGGGCCTGGTACCCGAAAAAGTGGATTGGGGATATCACCGCCCGGTGCCCGGAGATGCCGTGCTGGTTAACGGCAGCCTGGGCAATCATGGTTTAACTGTACTGGCAGCCAGGGAAAACCTGGGCCTGGATGGTGCCCTGGCCAGTGACTGTGCGCCGTTGAACAATATCATCAAGCTGCTCCAAAAGCACTGCCCCGGCATTAAAATGATGCGTGATTTGACCAGGGGAGGGCTGGCCACCGCCGCTAAAGAAATAGCAGAAGCTTGCGGGCTGGATATATGCTTGCAGGAAGAGGCGCTGCCGCTGGACCCGGTAGTGCGGGGGGCGGCGGATATTCTGGGCCTGGACCCGCTGTACCTGGCCAATGAGGGGAAATTTTTGGCAATTATAGATCCGGCCCAGGCCGCGAAGGCAGTGGATATATTGAGCCAGAACTCCTATGGGCGTAATGCGCGGGTAATTGGCGAAGTATGTGCGGGCAGCGGCAATGTTTATTTACAAACACCCCTGGGCGGCACCAGGCTCCTAAGCCTGCAGGCAGGCCAGCCCCTGCCCAGGATTTGCTGATAACCGGCGCGCTGCGCTGTGCTTTGAATAAAAAGGGTATTTTGCATTATAATTGAAATAAAGGAGGGCGAAATGCAGGTGAAAAAAGCCAGGGATATAATGACCACTAAAGTAATAACCGTCAGCCCCCAGGATGATGTGGAGAAGATGGCGCGTTTACTGCTGGATCACAATATCAGTGGCCTGCCTGTGGTGGACGACAGCGGGAAACTGGTGGGAGTTATAAGCGAAGCTGATTTGGTATTCCGGGAGAAACGCGTTAGAAACCCGTTTTTTGTTGTTCTTTTTGACAGCCCTATTTATTTGGAGAACCCCAACAGATTACGTGAGGATATCAAACGTACCGCTGCCCGTAAGGTGGGCGAGCTGATGTCAACCAGGCTTCATACCGTTGGCCCCGAAGCCACTGTTACGGATGTGGCCACATTGATTGCGGATAAGGGCATTAACCGGGTGCCGGTGGTGGGTGACGATGGCAAGCTTATCGGTATCATCAGCCGGCAGGATATTATCAGAGCCAGTTTTAGCAATGAGGGATAGTTGTGGGTGAAATTGTAGCCAGGGAAATCTCTATCACCGGTGTTGTCCAGGGTGTGGGCTTCAGGCCTTTTGTTTATAACCTGGCCCGGTCTTATAATTTAACAGGTACGGTATGCAACACGGGCCGGGGGGTGCTGGTATATGTGGAAGGCCCGCCGGAAAGCGTGGCGGGATTCACCGGGGCACTGCGGGCAAACCCGCCGTTTTTAGCCCGGATTCACCATTGCGAAATTACCAACTGCCCTCCCCGGGGTGGGGCCGGTTTTTCCATTATACACACCCGGGGCGGTGCCACCGGTGAATCGGTGGTTCCCCCGGATGTAGCCACTTGCCCGGACTGCCGCCGGGAAATTAAGGATCCGTCCGACCGGCATTACCGGTACCCCTTTACCAACTGTACCAGCTGTGGTCCCCGGTTTACAATAGTAAAAAATTTACCCTATGACCGGCCGGGCACTGCCATGGCCGGTTTTACCATGTGCCCGTCCTGTGCTGCCGAATATCATGACCCCGCCCACAGGCGCTTCCATGCCCAGCCCGTGGCTTGCCCGGACTGCGGTCCCCGGGTGGAGTTGGTGGACCGTCATGGCAGGGTAGTGGAGGGTGATTGGCTTGGCGAAACCGGGCGGTTGCTGGAAGAGGGTAAAATAATAGCTGTCAAGGGACTGGGGGGCTTTCACCTGGCCTGCAGCGGGGTAGACCCTGTCGCCGTGCAGCGCCTGCGCCGCCGTAAGGGGCGGCCGGCCAGGCCGCTGGCGGTGATGTGCCGGGATCTGGCGGTGGTGCGGGAGCACTGCCGGGTGACGCCCCGGGAGGAGGCGCTGCTATGTTCCCCGGCGGCCCCTATTGTAATCTTGCAAAGAAAGACTTCCTCAACTCTGCCCCGGGAATTGGCTCCGGGTTTAAATAGCATCGGGGTGATGCTACCCTATACCCCGCTGCACATTTTACTTTTGCAAAACGGCCCGGCGGTTCTGGTGATGACCAGCGGTAACCGCAGCGGCCTGCCCCTGGTCAAGGATAACGGGCAGGCACTTGCCCGGCTGGGTGACGTGGTGGATTATTTTCTATGGCATGACCGGGATATTGTCAACCGTTGCGATGATTCGGTGGTTGGGCTGGTTGACGGGCAGGTGCAGTTTTTGCGCCGTTCCCGGGGATATGTGCCGCAGCCGGTTACGGTGTTGCCGGCTGGCGAAAATACCGGAAGGCCCGGCCAGGGAAAAAAAGAACCCGTCCCGGAAACCGGGGTGCGCCGGGAGATAACCGTTCTGGGGGCGGGCGGGGATATGAAGAATACCTTCTGCCTGCTTAAAGGGAACCGGGCTTATCTGAGCCCGCATATCGGTGCGGTTGATGTGGTGGAAGGAATGGAAAATTATCGCACCAGCCTGGCGAATTTTAGCCGTTTGATTCAGGCCTGCCCGCAGGTTGTGGGCTACGATTTGCACCCTGATTACCACAGTTCCCGCATAGCCCGGGAACTGGCGGATAATGCCATTGCCGTGCAGCACCATCATGCCCACATGGCATCGTGTATGGCTGAACACGGCCTGGAGGGGCAGGTTATCGGGGTTGTTTTAGATGGTACGGGGTACGGCCCGGATGGCTGTATCTGGGGTTTTGAGGTGCTTGTGGGTGATTACCTGGACTTTTCCCGCCGGTGGCATCTTGCATACATACCTTTGCCCGGCGGCGAGCAAGCTGTGCGCAACCCGTGGATGACCGCCGTTGCTTACCTGGTGACGGCGCTGGGGGAACGGGGCTACAAAGTGGCGGAAAAACTGTTTCCCCACCGTTTAAATGAAATAGCTGTTATTGGTCAAATGCTCCGGGCGGAAATTAACTCACCCCTTGCTTCCAGCTGTGGCCGGTTCTTTGATGCTGCAGCAGCATTACTGGGTGTTTGCCCGGTAAATACGTACGATGGCCAGGCCGCCGTTGAATTGGGGGAACTGGTACCTTGCTGTTTTGATGGTACCCGGTCCCCGGACGGGTTAAAGCCGGCATCTTCCCCGGATAAAACTGCGGGAGAACCAGCATCAGCCGGATATTTTAAAGCCGCCCTTGCCCCGTATCCATTTAACTTAAACAACGGAATAATTAAAACTGGTGCTACCGTAGCGGCGTTGGTGCGGGATATTGAGCGCGGTCTTGCCCCGGCACTTATCGCCCGGCGCTTCCATGATACGATAATCAGTATGGTGGTACAGGCGGTGGAAAAGGTGCGTTCCCAAAGCGGCCCCGACCGGGTGGTGCTAAGCGGCGGTTGCTGGCACAACCGGTATATGCTTACGGCGGTGTGCAAAATACTTGGTGACAAAGGCTATCAAGTTTACCGGCATGTTAAAGTACCCACCGGTGACGGCGGTATAAGCCTGGGGCAGGCCATGGTGGCCGCCAGGAAATATTTTAATCAAGGGCGCGGGTAGCAAAAAAAATACACGTAAAATGAAGCGGCAAGCGGGTACCACCCACGCTTGCCGCATTTTCTTATGCCTAGAGTTTTTCCGCCGCATGCTGTAATTCACCCGCGTAAAAGAATTCTATGGGGCAGATTGTTAAAAGTTATTGCAAATATTGCATATATAATATATAACAATATTGTATTATATCAGCAAAGCGGGGTGACTTGATTGAACGGTTTGTCCTCAGTCAATGCATTAACTGCTTTTTTATTTGGCGGTCTATCATTTTTATCCCCCTGTGTTCTGCCACTGCTGCCCGGTTATCTTTCCTTTATTACCGGTACTGATATCACTACTGCCGAAGGGCCGTCCCGCCGCCGGGCGGTATGGAACAGCACCGGATTTGTACTGGGCTTCAGTCTTTTATTTGTTGCCCTGGGGGCTGCGGCCAGCGGAGCCGGGCAGTGGCTCACCGGCAACCGGGCTTTGTTAACGCAGGTAGCGGGAGTTATAATTATCATCTTTGGTCTACACATCAGTGAAATATTGCCCGTCAAGCTGTTTTACAGGCAGGCCGGGTGGCAGCCCGCCCGGCGGTTTACAGGCTGGCTGGGGGCGTTTTTACTGGGGCTGTCCTTTGCCGCAGGCTGGACTCCATGCGTGGGGCCGGTACTGGCTTCGATACTGTTGCTGGCTGCAAACACCCAAACGCTGTACCAGGGGGTGGCGCTGCTAATCTGGTACTCTCTGGGGTTGGCTGTTCCTTTTTTGCTGGCGGCGCTGGGCATTGGTGTGGTACACAGGTGGCTGGGTAAAATGAATAAGGCCTTGCCTTACATTAATGCTGTCAGCGGCGGCCTTTTAATTGCCATGGGGATACTGCTGCTGCTGGGCCTGTGGGACAGGCTGGTTATGCTGTTTTTCTGAAAAGAAAGGAGAGAGAGTTTCTTGAGACCTAAAATAATCACTGTGCTGGTGGTGGCCGTCATTGTTGCTGCAGGGGTGTGGCTGGCCATGAAGGGTAATAACCAGGCAGCAGTAAATCCACCTGTTACCAGGCTGGCCGGCGAGGTGGCTGTAAGCTTGCCCGCGGGGTCAAAACAAAAGGAACTGCAAAGAGGCCATATGCCCCCTGATTTTTATATTATCAGGGAAAACTTGCAAAACCGGGATCGCCAGTCGAATCAGGCGGAGCAGCAAATCTATGCCTTATCCGATTTTGCTGGCAAGTATGTATTGATTAACTTTTGGAACACCTGGTGTCCGCCCTGCCGGGAGGAAATGCCCGGCTTAAACCGGCTCTACCAGGATTATGCCCAAGAAAATGTGGAGTTTTTGTTTATTAATATTACCGGTAGGGAAAATTCTGTTGCTGATGTTGAAACTTTTCTCGCGGAAAATAATTACTCCTTACCGGTATATCTGGATCGCCGGGGGGAAGTGACCGCTTTGTATGGTGGTGTGCCTGCGATACCAACCACGGTGATTGTCGACCCCCGGGGGCAGGTGGTTTATGCCGCCGCGGGGCCGGTTACATATGAAAAAGCTAAATCATTGCTTGGCTTCTAGCCGAAAAAAATTAGCATTTGAGTTTGTTTGAACAGCCTTAATAAGTATTAATCAGCGGTTCTATATCAAATAAAGCAAGGAATTTTTGCAACTCGTCAATCACTTCAATTAATTCCACGGCCCGGGCTTCGGAGGCATATATGGCCCTGCCGAAGGCGTAGGCACCCTCCCTTTCCGGGCTTTCCTTGCGAGGGGGCATATCATGTTTATTGAACCATCTCTTGGCAATGGTGTAAGGTGTATGAAAGCAAAACCGGTAATCCTGAGAGCAGATCGTGAATTCAAAAAGACTGTAGTATTTGTGTTCCCTGGTGCATTTAAAACACCCGCCGGTTTTATCCAGGTATTCCAGGTAGCTGAGCCGCTGGCTATTGGCTTTGGCGCGGCAATCCGGGCACAAAGTAACCTTGTTGGTACCTTCTATAAAGCTGACCTGCAACAGCTCATCCCGGTGGTAATAATTTTTTACCATGGCGTGCAGTACGGCTTCCTTTAAATCATACAGGTAAGAATCTCCTGCCTTGGCATAATGGTTGAGGTGGTAAAGATAGTAAGCTGCTTTAAGTATTTCTTGCCTGTCCCGGGGTAGTCCATATATATCATTTAAAAATTGCTCTTTGCGGTTGACTTTGTCCCGGTATGACCGGTGCCTGTAGGCTCTGGCCCGGGCCATCCGGTTGGCCCCCCGGTGATAGTTGTCATAACGTTCCCATGCTTGCTTAATTTGTGGCATGAACGGTATCAAAGCCTGCACCTGGGTGCTGTCAAACAGTTGCATGACGCCGTTTTTATAGTTTACTTGCTTTTTTACTTCAAGGCGTCCCTCCCGGGTCAGTCGTTTAATATTATAGGGAGTAATGCCCAGCGCCTGGCTGACCTGGGCCGGGTTAAACAGTTCTTGTTCGGATGGCTTGGTCACGGCAATCCCTCCCGGGGAGAAGTTGGGGGAACTTCCCTGCACACTCGGATATTTTATGTCACAGTCATTAGTTTAACACAACTTTAATGTTCCTAAATACCTTATATACTTTACACGGGGCGGTGCCTGTGTTAGCCTTTATAATGAACTAAAGAAAATTGTGGATAAAAGCTTGCGAGTTATTATCAACTATCAATCAAAGGAAGGTATTGTCATGTCGTTTAAAATTCATGAGCCTTATTTTGTTGATGATTTGGTCGTTTATTTTATCAATGAAAAGGAGGCGTTGGTTACCGACTACGACTGCCGGTGGGAACTGCGGGCCAGCGAAGATAGATGTGAATGCTGTACCTTCAGGTTTAGATCCCGGGTCAAGCCGGGCTTTGTTTGCAGGCACATTGACGCAGTCAGGCGGATGAAACAGCAAAGTTAAAATACCGGTACCTAACAGGTGGGGAGCTGCAATAATATGACCGGCCGGGGGAAAATTAATATTGCGTAGCCAATTGAATTAAGTTAAGCCAGGTTACTATATTTGCGTAAAAAAACGTGAATAAAGGACGGGAGGAAGCAACAAGGAAATGTCACTTAATGTCACTATCCGCTTAAAACTGACCAATCAACCCGGTACACTGGCCCAGGTGCTGGCCGTGATTGCTGCCGAAGGAGGTAACCTGGGTTCTATAGATTTGGTTTCCGCAACTTCCGACTATAAAGTCAGGGAACTGATGGTTTGGTTCAATGACCAGGAGGACCTGGTGGGTTTGATAAATGCACTGGAGAAAATTCCCGGCGTACAGGTAATGCAAGTGGCCGACAGGGTATTTATAAAGCATTTGGGCGGCAAGATTGAAATAAAGGCCAAAAGAGATATCCACGGCCGTGAGGACCTGGGGTTGGTTTATACCCCGGGGGTGGCCAGGGTATCCCGGGCTATAGCCAACGACCCCGAGACTGTTTACCGGCTAACCATGAAGGGCAACTCCGTGGCCATTGTCACCGAT contains the following coding sequences:
- a CDS encoding TlpA family protein disulfide reductase, producing MRPKIITVLVVAVIVAAGVWLAMKGNNQAAVNPPVTRLAGEVAVSLPAGSKQKELQRGHMPPDFYIIRENLQNRDRQSNQAEQQIYALSDFAGKYVLINFWNTWCPPCREEMPGLNRLYQDYAQENVEFLFINITGRENSVADVETFLAENNYSLPVYLDRRGEVTALYGGVPAIPTTVIVDPRGQVVYAAAGPVTYEKAKSLLGF
- a CDS encoding CBS domain-containing protein, translated to MQVKKARDIMTTKVITVSPQDDVEKMARLLLDHNISGLPVVDDSGKLVGVISEADLVFREKRVRNPFFVVLFDSPIYLENPNRLREDIKRTAARKVGELMSTRLHTVGPEATVTDVATLIADKGINRVPVVGDDGKLIGIISRQDIIRASFSNEG
- the hypF gene encoding carbamoyltransferase HypF — encoded protein: MGEIVAREISITGVVQGVGFRPFVYNLARSYNLTGTVCNTGRGVLVYVEGPPESVAGFTGALRANPPFLARIHHCEITNCPPRGGAGFSIIHTRGGATGESVVPPDVATCPDCRREIKDPSDRHYRYPFTNCTSCGPRFTIVKNLPYDRPGTAMAGFTMCPSCAAEYHDPAHRRFHAQPVACPDCGPRVELVDRHGRVVEGDWLGETGRLLEEGKIIAVKGLGGFHLACSGVDPVAVQRLRRRKGRPARPLAVMCRDLAVVREHCRVTPREEALLCSPAAPIVILQRKTSSTLPRELAPGLNSIGVMLPYTPLHILLLQNGPAVLVMTSGNRSGLPLVKDNGQALARLGDVVDYFLWHDRDIVNRCDDSVVGLVDGQVQFLRRSRGYVPQPVTVLPAGENTGRPGQGKKEPVPETGVRREITVLGAGGDMKNTFCLLKGNRAYLSPHIGAVDVVEGMENYRTSLANFSRLIQACPQVVGYDLHPDYHSSRIARELADNAIAVQHHHAHMASCMAEHGLEGQVIGVVLDGTGYGPDGCIWGFEVLVGDYLDFSRRWHLAYIPLPGGEQAVRNPWMTAVAYLVTALGERGYKVAEKLFPHRLNEIAVIGQMLRAEINSPLASSCGRFFDAAAALLGVCPVNTYDGQAAVELGELVPCCFDGTRSPDGLKPASSPDKTAGEPASAGYFKAALAPYPFNLNNGIIKTGATVAALVRDIERGLAPALIARRFHDTIISMVVQAVEKVRSQSGPDRVVLSGGCWHNRYMLTAVCKILGDKGYQVYRHVKVPTGDGGISLGQAMVAARKYFNQGRG
- the hypE gene encoding hydrogenase expression/formation protein HypE: MAVVLLAHGDGGLLTRELVEGVFLKYFNNPQLRQLSDSAVLSLPGGRLAMTTDAFVVEPIFFPGGDIGKLAVCGTVNDLAVSGALPLYMTASFTIEEGFRLADLERVVASMAAACTEAGVEVVAGDTKVVPRGHVDKLFITTAGVGLVPEKVDWGYHRPVPGDAVLVNGSLGNHGLTVLAARENLGLDGALASDCAPLNNIIKLLQKHCPGIKMMRDLTRGGLATAAKEIAEACGLDICLQEEALPLDPVVRGAADILGLDPLYLANEGKFLAIIDPAQAAKAVDILSQNSYGRNARVIGEVCAGSGNVYLQTPLGGTRLLSLQAGQPLPRIC
- a CDS encoding cytochrome c biogenesis CcdA family protein, whose amino-acid sequence is MNGLSSVNALTAFLFGGLSFLSPCVLPLLPGYLSFITGTDITTAEGPSRRRAVWNSTGFVLGFSLLFVALGAAASGAGQWLTGNRALLTQVAGVIIIIFGLHISEILPVKLFYRQAGWQPARRFTGWLGAFLLGLSFAAGWTPCVGPVLASILLLAANTQTLYQGVALLIWYSLGLAVPFLLAALGIGVVHRWLGKMNKALPYINAVSGGLLIAMGILLLLGLWDRLVMLFF